CGGGCTGCGCGCCCGGCGCGTCGGGCGCCAGGTGCGTTTGGTGGTGGATGATCTGCGCGGCGCCGCCGTACATCTCGGCGATGATCGACCCGCTCAGCGCGCTCGTCTCGTGGCAGACGAGGCGCCGGTTCAGGCAGGCCACGCGGCGCACGTAGCCCGAGATGAAGCCGACGTCGTGCGAGACGAGGACGATCGTCAGCTCGCGGTTCAGCTCGCGCAGCAGTTCGAAGAGGCTGGACTCGACCTGGGCATCCACGTTGGCGGTCGGCTCGTCCAGCAGCAGGATGCGCGGCGCGCAGGCCAGGGCCCGCGCGATCAGGACGCGCTGGAGCTGGCCGCCCGAGAGCGTGGCCAGCGGCCGCTCGGC
This bacterium DNA region includes the following protein-coding sequences:
- a CDS encoding ATP-binding cassette domain-containing protein, with amino-acid sequence TLLRLVLGLLEPERGSVSVFGRRPREARALLGYVPQFRTFASDFPISVERAVLQGRLGQTRRLFGWRREDHAVARRALESVAMAELAERPLATLSGGQLQRVLIARALACAPRILLLDEPTANVDAQVESSLFELLRELNRELTIVLVSHDVGFISGYVRRVACLNRRLVCHETSALSGSIIAEMYGGAAQIIHHQTHLAPDAPGAQPGRPR